One genomic segment of Protaetiibacter intestinalis includes these proteins:
- a CDS encoding glycerophosphodiester phosphodiesterase translates to MVTHPVRRALASAVVTLALVAVLLLVPDAVRVYATNLMGPLRAPGEPAFVAGHRGDRASAPENTMPAFASAFASGLEFVETDVQLTADGHPVLIHDETVDRTTDGTGAVADLTLEQIRALDAGSWYAPEFAGTQVPVLDEFLDALAGSKKKALVELKGFWTADEIRGILGDIYARGVQNRVVFASFDLSTVANAVDAAPAIPRVIIKRDLPSDPVGLAQYYDAIAILTTPNSLESDPEAVTRMHEAGLGVLVYTLNSAKRWSEALEYGVDGIITDKPSKLDGWIAETAPGT, encoded by the coding sequence ATGGTGACGCATCCGGTGAGACGGGCGCTCGCGTCCGCGGTGGTGACACTCGCCCTGGTGGCGGTGCTGCTGCTCGTGCCGGATGCCGTGCGCGTCTACGCGACGAACCTCATGGGGCCGTTGCGGGCGCCCGGCGAGCCCGCCTTCGTCGCCGGCCACCGCGGTGACCGGGCATCCGCCCCCGAGAACACGATGCCGGCGTTCGCCTCGGCGTTCGCCTCCGGCCTCGAGTTCGTCGAGACGGATGTGCAGCTGACGGCCGACGGGCATCCGGTGCTCATTCACGACGAGACCGTCGACCGCACGACCGACGGCACGGGCGCGGTCGCCGACCTCACGCTCGAGCAGATCCGGGCGCTCGACGCCGGCTCCTGGTACGCACCCGAGTTCGCCGGAACACAGGTGCCCGTGCTCGACGAGTTCCTCGACGCGCTCGCCGGCTCGAAGAAGAAGGCGCTCGTCGAGCTGAAGGGGTTCTGGACCGCGGACGAGATCCGCGGCATCCTCGGCGACATCTACGCGCGTGGGGTGCAGAACCGCGTCGTCTTCGCGAGCTTCGACCTCTCGACCGTCGCGAACGCGGTCGACGCGGCGCCCGCCATCCCGCGCGTCATCATCAAGCGCGACCTGCCGAGCGACCCCGTGGGGCTCGCGCAGTACTACGACGCGATCGCGATCCTCACGACCCCGAACTCCCTCGAGAGCGACCCGGAGGCCGTGACCCGCATGCACGAGGCGGGCCTCGGCGTGCTCGTCTACACGCTCAACTCGGCGAAGCGCTGGAGCGAGGCGCTCGAGTACGGCGTCGACGGCATCATCACCGACAAGCCGTCGAAGCTCGACGGCTGGATCGCCGAGACCGCCCCCGGCACCTGA
- a CDS encoding M20/M25/M40 family metallo-hydrolase: MSDAALERFRTLLRHATFSHDGAEGVDEAFDGFHADLARLFPLVHERLERELVAGRSLLYRWAGDDPTRAAVLLAHQDVVAVDDDSRWTHPPFAAELDGDGEERTIWGRGALDDKAALVSTLEAVEARLAAGFTPRGDVYLAFGHDEEAGGTGAEAIVEQLAARGVEPWLVIDEGGAVMDGLLPGLGPTAVVGLTEKGIMNVELVVEQAGGHAAIPLSGGSTAVLARAILRLENQPEPPHLIEPTIGLLEALGARMGGIRGWALRHARMLRGPLAKTLASSSPQLAAMTRTTRAVTQLRGSSSKNVVPERASATLNVRILPGATVETALADIARTIDDPAVQLRVLDGADPAPVSPAEGPAWEAISASIREVFPEAAVAPYVMLQASDARHFSRISRAVYRFLPFDLRQEELQSIHGVDERIRVSTYLRAIAFFDALVGRL; encoded by the coding sequence ATGAGCGACGCCGCCCTCGAGCGCTTCCGCACCCTGCTGCGCCACGCGACCTTCTCGCACGACGGGGCGGAGGGCGTCGACGAGGCCTTCGACGGATTCCACGCCGACCTCGCGCGGCTGTTCCCGCTCGTCCACGAGCGGCTCGAGCGCGAGCTGGTGGCCGGCCGCAGCCTGCTGTACCGCTGGGCGGGCGACGACCCGACACGCGCGGCCGTGCTGCTCGCCCACCAGGACGTCGTGGCCGTCGACGACGACAGCCGCTGGACGCATCCGCCGTTCGCCGCCGAGCTCGACGGCGACGGCGAGGAGCGCACGATCTGGGGCCGCGGCGCCCTCGACGACAAGGCGGCCCTCGTGTCGACCCTCGAGGCCGTCGAGGCGCGGCTCGCCGCGGGCTTCACCCCGCGCGGCGACGTGTACCTCGCCTTCGGCCACGACGAGGAGGCGGGCGGCACCGGCGCGGAGGCGATCGTCGAGCAGCTGGCCGCGCGCGGCGTCGAGCCGTGGCTCGTGATCGACGAGGGCGGCGCCGTCATGGACGGCCTGCTGCCGGGTCTCGGGCCGACCGCCGTCGTGGGGCTCACCGAGAAGGGCATCATGAACGTCGAGCTCGTCGTCGAGCAGGCCGGCGGTCACGCGGCCATCCCGCTCTCCGGCGGATCGACCGCGGTGCTCGCCCGCGCCATCCTGCGGCTCGAGAACCAGCCGGAGCCCCCGCACCTCATCGAGCCCACGATCGGGCTCCTGGAGGCCCTCGGGGCGCGGATGGGAGGCATCCGCGGGTGGGCGCTGCGGCACGCCCGGATGCTGCGCGGCCCGCTCGCGAAGACGCTCGCCTCCTCGAGCCCGCAGCTCGCCGCCATGACGCGCACGACGCGCGCCGTGACGCAGCTGCGCGGCTCCTCCAGCAAGAACGTCGTCCCCGAGCGCGCGAGCGCGACCCTCAACGTGCGCATCCTGCCGGGCGCGACCGTCGAGACCGCCCTCGCCGACATCGCGCGCACGATCGACGACCCGGCCGTGCAGTTGCGCGTGCTCGACGGCGCGGACCCGGCGCCCGTGTCGCCCGCCGAGGGGCCCGCCTGGGAGGCGATCTCGGCGAGCATCCGCGAGGTGTTCCCGGAGGCCGCCGTCGCGCCCTACGTCATGCTGCAGGCGAGCGACGCGCGGCACTTCTCGCGCATCTCGCGCGCCGTGTACCGCTTCCTGCCGTTCGACCTGCGCCAGGAGGAGCTGCAGTCCATCCACGGCGTCGACGAACGCATCCGCGTCTCCACGTACCTGCGCGCGATCGCGTTCTTCGACGCCCTCGTCGGCCGCCTCTGA
- a CDS encoding DUF6804 family protein has protein sequence MSSPRPASRYGDPGFRRLALAPGLIAAVVLFVGIALIGDDAFVYISWGVAVLALIVMVFAVQARHWWWLPVFAAVAVLWNPVVPFGFGGPLWLGAQYVAIIAFLAAGVLIKVPLPPGESRR, from the coding sequence GTGAGCAGCCCGCGTCCCGCCTCCCGCTACGGCGACCCCGGCTTCCGGCGCCTCGCGCTCGCGCCCGGCCTCATCGCGGCGGTGGTGCTGTTCGTCGGGATCGCGCTCATCGGCGACGACGCCTTCGTCTACATCAGCTGGGGCGTCGCGGTGCTCGCGCTCATCGTCATGGTGTTCGCCGTGCAGGCCCGCCACTGGTGGTGGCTCCCGGTGTTCGCCGCGGTCGCGGTGCTGTGGAACCCCGTCGTGCCGTTCGGCTTCGGTGGACCGCTCTGGCTCGGCGCCCAGTACGTGGCGATCATCGCGTTCCTCGCGGCGGGCGTGCTCATCAAGGTGCCGCTGCCGCCGGGGGAGAGCCGCCGGTGA
- a CDS encoding DEAD/DEAH box helicase, with amino-acid sequence MATSGQKSRTGTKTSGSRGTQRRRPHQDETGIIPVLARVVRGIENAADRGKVNAANRVRYRVVAVLAREERARIKADAGLSDAERTKELTRLDGIATIMAKTAARDASLIQLLTDAAPLTPAQQEVRRGLLLEAGTPLAPEDLVVVVEPEQKPVAEERRVVPQSVRQYQMSNPFLAPDFSAYQKPAPASRSGQLDNWELIEPLFRAFEVGAGGGAASMELPEARSLATPGSLELMRHQARFVESAREGHRSYLLADEPGLGKTAQALLAADVANAYPLLVVVPNVVKVNWAREVEKWTPQRTATVVHGDGDDIDAFADIVIVNYEVLDRHVAWLSRRGFRGMIVDEAHFIKNKDSQRSKHVQALSRSIRQSIRQPLLVALTGTPLINQIEDFRMIWQFLGWIDEKKPLPALMAALEETELTPVDPGFFAAARRAVVGMGIVRRKKVDVAADIPARRIADIPVELDGEAGRSIREAERALVARLVERYRRLRATRPDSETDDLIRLVAAAELEESKQADASGDNVFTMVRRIGQAKATPAADYTVNLARNVGKVVFFAKHIDVMDAAERYFAQAGLRTVSIRGDQSSKARQAEIDAFQNDPEVAIAVCSLTAAGVGVNLQAASNVVLAELSWTNAEQTQAIDRVHRIGQELPVTAWRIIAAQTIDGRIAELIDSKAGLAARALDGEAAEGVEVSVQLEALVALLRDAVAEL; translated from the coding sequence ATGGCCACATCGGGCCAGAAATCCCGTACCGGCACCAAGACGTCCGGGAGTCGGGGGACGCAACGACGCCGTCCCCACCAGGACGAGACGGGCATCATCCCCGTGCTCGCGCGCGTCGTGCGCGGCATCGAGAACGCGGCCGACCGCGGCAAGGTGAACGCGGCGAACCGCGTGCGCTACCGCGTGGTCGCCGTGCTCGCGCGCGAGGAGCGCGCCCGCATCAAGGCGGATGCGGGTCTCAGCGACGCGGAGCGCACCAAGGAGCTCACGCGTCTCGACGGCATCGCCACGATCATGGCGAAGACGGCCGCGCGCGACGCGAGCCTCATCCAGCTGCTCACGGATGCCGCGCCGCTCACGCCCGCGCAGCAGGAGGTGCGTCGCGGCCTGCTGCTCGAGGCCGGCACCCCGCTCGCGCCCGAGGATCTCGTGGTCGTCGTGGAGCCCGAGCAGAAGCCGGTCGCCGAGGAGCGGCGCGTCGTGCCGCAGTCGGTGCGGCAGTACCAGATGTCGAACCCGTTCCTCGCGCCCGACTTCAGCGCCTACCAGAAGCCGGCCCCCGCCTCGCGCAGCGGCCAGCTCGACAACTGGGAGCTCATCGAGCCGCTGTTCCGCGCCTTCGAGGTGGGGGCGGGCGGCGGAGCCGCGAGCATGGAGCTGCCGGAGGCGCGCTCCCTCGCGACGCCCGGCTCCCTCGAGCTCATGCGCCACCAGGCCCGTTTCGTCGAGTCGGCCCGGGAGGGCCACCGCAGCTACCTGCTCGCCGACGAGCCGGGCCTCGGCAAGACGGCGCAGGCGCTGCTCGCGGCCGACGTCGCGAACGCCTACCCGCTGCTCGTCGTCGTGCCCAACGTCGTCAAGGTGAACTGGGCGCGCGAGGTCGAGAAGTGGACGCCGCAGCGCACCGCGACCGTCGTGCACGGCGACGGCGACGACATCGACGCCTTCGCCGACATCGTCATCGTCAACTACGAGGTGCTCGATCGGCACGTCGCGTGGCTCTCGCGGCGCGGCTTCCGCGGCATGATCGTCGACGAGGCCCACTTCATCAAGAACAAGGACTCCCAGCGCTCGAAGCACGTGCAGGCGCTCTCGCGCAGCATCCGGCAGAGCATCCGGCAGCCGTTGCTCGTCGCACTGACCGGCACGCCGCTCATCAACCAGATCGAGGACTTCCGGATGATCTGGCAGTTCCTCGGCTGGATCGACGAGAAGAAGCCGCTGCCGGCGCTCATGGCGGCGCTCGAGGAGACCGAGCTGACCCCCGTCGACCCCGGCTTCTTCGCCGCCGCACGTCGCGCCGTGGTGGGCATGGGCATCGTGCGTCGCAAGAAGGTCGACGTCGCCGCCGACATCCCGGCGCGCCGCATCGCCGACATCCCGGTCGAACTCGACGGCGAGGCCGGCCGCTCGATCCGCGAGGCCGAGCGCGCGCTCGTCGCGCGGCTCGTGGAGCGCTACCGGCGGCTGCGCGCGACGCGACCGGATTCGGAGACCGACGACCTCATCCGCCTCGTCGCGGCGGCCGAGCTCGAGGAGTCGAAACAGGCGGACGCCTCGGGCGACAACGTCTTCACGATGGTGCGCCGCATCGGCCAGGCGAAGGCGACCCCGGCCGCGGACTACACGGTGAACCTCGCGCGCAACGTCGGCAAGGTGGTCTTCTTCGCGAAGCACATCGACGTCATGGACGCGGCGGAGCGCTACTTCGCCCAGGCGGGGCTGCGCACGGTCTCGATCCGCGGCGACCAGAGCTCGAAGGCGCGCCAGGCGGAGATCGACGCCTTCCAGAACGATCCCGAGGTCGCCATCGCGGTGTGCTCGCTCACGGCGGCGGGCGTCGGGGTGAACCTGCAGGCGGCGTCCAACGTCGTGCTCGCGGAGCTGAGCTGGACCAACGCCGAGCAGACCCAGGCGATCGACCGCGTGCACCGCATCGGTCAGGAGCTGCCGGTGACCGCCTGGCGGATCATCGCGGCGCAGACGATCGACGGCCGCATCGCCGAGCTCATCGACTCGAAGGCGGGCCTCGCGGCGCGCGCCCTCGACGGCGAGGCGGCCGAGGGCGTCGAGGTGTCGGTGCAGCTCGAGGCGCTCGTCGCGCTGCTCCGCGACGCGGTGGCCGAGCTCTGA
- a CDS encoding aminodeoxychorismate lyase: MSVVALIDFDPATGEATGFHLGDAEEPQLLVTDLAATRGDGIFETASLAHGHVHALEAHLARLAQSAAMLQLPEPDPAVWRAAVEAVGEALTAQGVDEGAVKFVLTRGVEGGSTPTGWVYGTASPDFSRERTEGVRIVLLDRGYRHDVPQTAPWLLAGAKTLSYAVNRAALREAARRGAEDVLFTSSDGYLLEGPTSTLLLRHGRRLVTPRVDLGILAGTTQADLFTWAEAEGYETGYELLTPADLASADAAWLVSSVRHVAPVRAVDGVARAVDRELSDRLNAALLARVR; this comes from the coding sequence GTGAGCGTCGTCGCCCTCATCGACTTCGACCCGGCGACGGGCGAGGCCACCGGCTTCCACCTCGGCGACGCCGAGGAGCCGCAGCTGCTCGTCACCGACCTCGCGGCGACCCGCGGCGACGGGATCTTCGAGACCGCGAGCCTCGCGCACGGCCACGTGCACGCGCTCGAGGCGCACCTCGCGCGACTCGCCCAGTCCGCCGCGATGCTGCAGCTCCCCGAGCCCGACCCCGCCGTCTGGCGCGCGGCCGTCGAGGCGGTCGGCGAGGCGCTGACGGCCCAGGGCGTCGACGAGGGCGCCGTCAAGTTCGTGCTCACGCGCGGCGTCGAGGGCGGCTCCACGCCGACCGGCTGGGTGTACGGCACCGCATCCCCCGACTTCTCCCGGGAACGCACGGAGGGCGTGCGCATCGTGCTGCTCGACCGCGGCTACCGGCACGACGTGCCGCAGACGGCCCCGTGGCTGCTCGCGGGGGCCAAGACCCTCAGCTACGCCGTCAACCGTGCGGCGTTGCGCGAGGCGGCCAGGCGAGGCGCGGAGGACGTGCTGTTCACCTCGAGCGACGGCTACCTGCTCGAGGGACCCACCTCGACGCTCCTGCTGCGTCACGGCCGGCGCCTCGTGACGCCGCGCGTCGACCTCGGCATCCTCGCGGGCACGACGCAGGCCGACCTGTTCACCTGGGCCGAGGCCGAGGGCTACGAGACCGGCTACGAGCTGCTGACGCCCGCGGACCTCGCCTCGGCGGATGCGGCCTGGCTCGTCTCGAGCGTGCGCCACGTGGCGCCCGTGCGGGCCGTGGACGGGGTCGCACGCGCCGTCGATCGGGAGCTCAGCGACCGGCTGAACGCCGCCCTGCTCGCGCGCGTCCGCTGA
- a CDS encoding tryptophan synthase subunit alpha, which produces MSRDEEIAGVRRRASLEVLRAEAGDELGSVVLERLRAGEDPWEFMQELPTVDELVVLTLRAELIRADNARRPTPEVDYRMLRQIALAYPALSATVWSLLDAERTRRRTA; this is translated from the coding sequence GTGAGCAGGGACGAGGAGATCGCGGGCGTCCGGCGCCGGGCGAGCCTCGAGGTGCTGCGCGCCGAGGCGGGCGACGAGCTCGGCAGCGTCGTGCTCGAGCGGCTGCGCGCCGGCGAGGACCCGTGGGAGTTCATGCAGGAGCTCCCCACCGTCGACGAGCTCGTCGTGCTCACCCTGCGCGCCGAACTCATCCGCGCCGACAACGCGCGGCGGCCCACCCCCGAGGTCGACTACCGGATGCTGCGGCAGATCGCGCTCGCCTACCCCGCCCTCAGCGCGACCGTCTGGTCGCTGCTGGACGCCGAACGCACCCGACGGAGGACCGCGTGA
- a CDS encoding J domain-containing protein gives MPDSPLADSPYEILGVSAQASAEELRRAYRRRLRETHPDAGGRAAEFHAVQDAWELVGTPEARAAYDARGARTTDSVPPAYAPRAPRPRADSRPQARSSGHPGGWYRERYLAEVREWAGRGVELPDPYDPALVRSAPRQVKHLLAAAIAEENSARELTGLGIGYTVWHDVDTPAGKIDHVVLGPSGLWALLSEDWGGEVKVKGSELIGPAVGGERPVHALSTRARAFARSARVRFSAIGIVVPEADAPRLVDLGSVRGSRALLIPAPQLAHVVRSGLPGVGTGGTDLFELRTRIQAAVRFV, from the coding sequence GTGCCCGACAGCCCGCTCGCCGACTCGCCCTACGAGATCCTCGGCGTGAGCGCGCAGGCGAGCGCCGAGGAGCTGCGCCGCGCGTACCGCAGGAGGCTCCGGGAGACGCATCCGGATGCGGGGGGCCGCGCGGCCGAGTTCCACGCCGTACAGGACGCCTGGGAGCTCGTGGGCACCCCGGAGGCGCGCGCCGCCTACGACGCACGGGGTGCCCGCACGACGGATTCGGTGCCGCCCGCCTACGCGCCGCGTGCGCCGCGGCCGCGCGCCGACTCCCGGCCGCAGGCGCGTTCGAGTGGGCACCCGGGCGGTTGGTACCGTGAGCGCTACCTCGCCGAGGTGCGCGAGTGGGCGGGGCGCGGGGTCGAGCTCCCGGACCCCTACGACCCGGCGCTCGTGCGCTCGGCGCCCCGACAGGTGAAGCACCTGCTGGCGGCCGCGATCGCCGAGGAGAACTCGGCGCGCGAGCTCACCGGCCTCGGCATCGGCTACACGGTGTGGCACGACGTCGACACCCCGGCCGGGAAGATCGATCACGTGGTGCTCGGTCCCAGCGGCCTCTGGGCGCTCCTGAGCGAGGACTGGGGCGGCGAGGTGAAGGTCAAGGGGTCCGAGCTCATCGGGCCCGCCGTCGGCGGCGAGAGGCCCGTCCACGCGCTGTCCACGCGGGCGCGCGCCTTCGCGCGGAGCGCCCGGGTGAGGTTCTCGGCGATCGGGATCGTCGTGCCCGAGGCGGATGCGCCGCGGCTCGTCGACCTCGGCTCGGTGCGCGGCTCGCGCGCTCTGCTGATCCCCGCACCGCAGCTCGCCCACGTGGTGCGCAGCGGGCTGCCCGGGGTCGGCACGGGGGGCACGGACCTCTTCGAGCTGCGCACGCGCATCCAGGCGGCCGTGCGCTTCGTCTGA
- a CDS encoding DUF2510 domain-containing protein, protein MTSVSPRAAWYPDPSNANMQRWWDGRAWTAYTTPIPPPPPMFATMSPPQLPEPTVEPAVASQPAVPQPVAQPVQPVQPVAQQPVQPTVQQPTVQQPAVPQPVTPQSVQPVQQAPQQPVTQPSVQPVHVPPTQQAPVTPQQQPVSAPVVPVQQAPAQPVQPVQQTFPPVQPVQPVQPVQPTVQAPAQPLLPQQPAAPAQQPAASAPSYPQVTAPAAPVAQPAPVTPVAASVAPEVSAPAAAAPAVPAYSQQPAPQPSRPATPPVPPQLLAQQAPPSGPPVASVAPVAPVAPSVAPVASTPYASVSSAAPAAPAVTPTVLPAVSPAESAPAYAAAPAPEPPALVAPPSVSPPSVSPAPAAPADAGPPRVAPPGAAPSVYQSAQPPSMYANAPAPAAPLGALEAGPSAYTAGSTIPGFTPAPTVLALPALLGGASTTAAAPSAPAPTPAPDAHHPTMSPSATVPSVSQHSPAPSAPTGGGSSVEANAAYLASLGLTAPGAPRPVDSNAPATGPQPVPMPNDSGPLGPAPATALALPQEPDRTRDLAPDGRTDFGAPLHRI, encoded by the coding sequence ATGACCAGCGTGTCGCCTCGGGCGGCATGGTATCCCGACCCCAGCAATGCGAACATGCAGCGCTGGTGGGATGGTCGCGCCTGGACCGCGTACACCACGCCGATCCCGCCCCCTCCGCCGATGTTCGCGACGATGTCGCCACCGCAGCTGCCGGAGCCGACGGTCGAGCCGGCCGTCGCGTCGCAGCCCGCAGTGCCGCAGCCCGTCGCCCAGCCGGTCCAGCCGGTCCAGCCGGTCGCCCAGCAGCCGGTTCAGCCGACGGTGCAGCAGCCGACGGTGCAGCAGCCCGCGGTGCCGCAGCCGGTCACCCCGCAGTCGGTGCAGCCCGTGCAGCAGGCTCCGCAGCAGCCCGTCACCCAGCCTTCCGTGCAGCCCGTGCACGTCCCGCCGACGCAGCAGGCGCCGGTCACGCCCCAGCAGCAGCCCGTCTCCGCGCCCGTCGTGCCGGTCCAGCAGGCGCCGGCTCAGCCCGTGCAGCCCGTGCAGCAGACGTTCCCGCCTGTGCAGCCTGTGCAGCCTGTGCAGCCTGTGCAGCCCACCGTCCAGGCCCCGGCTCAACCGCTGCTGCCGCAGCAGCCCGCCGCCCCGGCACAGCAGCCCGCCGCGTCGGCGCCGAGCTACCCGCAGGTGACCGCGCCCGCCGCTCCGGTCGCGCAGCCCGCTCCGGTCACGCCGGTCGCGGCATCCGTCGCCCCGGAGGTCTCCGCACCCGCGGCTGCGGCTCCCGCCGTCCCGGCCTACAGCCAGCAGCCGGCTCCGCAGCCCAGCCGACCGGCGACGCCGCCCGTGCCGCCGCAGCTCCTCGCGCAGCAGGCGCCGCCATCGGGCCCGCCCGTCGCGTCGGTCGCCCCGGTCGCCCCGGTTGCGCCGTCGGTCGCACCGGTCGCCTCGACCCCGTACGCCTCGGTGTCCTCGGCCGCCCCCGCAGCTCCCGCGGTGACGCCGACGGTGCTGCCCGCCGTCTCGCCCGCGGAGTCCGCGCCCGCCTACGCCGCGGCGCCCGCGCCCGAGCCGCCCGCCCTCGTCGCCCCGCCGAGCGTCTCGCCGCCGAGCGTCTCGCCCGCGCCCGCAGCGCCCGCCGACGCGGGTCCGCCGCGGGTCGCCCCGCCCGGTGCCGCACCGTCGGTCTACCAGAGCGCCCAGCCGCCCTCGATGTACGCCAACGCCCCGGCGCCCGCCGCGCCCCTCGGCGCGCTCGAGGCGGGCCCCTCCGCCTACACGGCCGGCTCGACCATCCCCGGCTTCACCCCCGCCCCTACAGTCCTCGCGCTGCCCGCCCTGCTCGGCGGCGCGTCCACGACCGCTGCGGCACCGTCAGCGCCGGCCCCCACGCCGGCCCCCGATGCACATCACCCCACGATGTCGCCTTCGGCGACGGTGCCGTCGGTGTCGCAGCACTCCCCCGCCCCGAGCGCCCCGACCGGGGGCGGATCGTCGGTGGAGGCGAACGCCGCGTACCTCGCCTCGCTCGGCCTCACGGCGCCCGGAGCTCCGCGTCCCGTCGACTCCAACGCGCCCGCGACCGGGCCCCAGCCGGTGCCCATGCCGAATGACTCCGGCCCGCTCGGTCCGGCCCCCGCGACCGCTCTCGCGCTCCCGCAGGAGCCCGACCGCACGCGCGACCTCGCGCCCGACGGCCGCACCGACTTCGGTGCGCCCCTGCACCGCATCTAG
- a CDS encoding DUF2510 domain-containing protein: protein MSLSAAAPVAAWYPDPTDADLLRWWDGLGWTSHTRPRPAQPPASLPMPDPATAYIPEAPPTAAPVNVEPMAGVAPPSAQPAPDPSQIAAALAAAPAPAAGTAGIAAVPSPTSAFPAEAPPAAPPAPPVAAAPVEDNQSVAAARAAFAAAQAEKAAAAAAAAAQAAVEAAAGVASVSAPVATPSEASIAPAETLAAPAAAPASPAAGGGEDQFTSVAQARAAFAAKRAAAAEAKVEAPAEAAPSVLAPAPASTDDARPVSVAAARAAAAKAKAEAAAQATSDDQQVDEHGRKWHLPKFN, encoded by the coding sequence GTGAGTCTCAGTGCCGCCGCACCGGTCGCCGCCTGGTATCCGGATCCGACCGACGCGGATCTGCTTCGTTGGTGGGACGGCCTCGGCTGGACGTCGCACACGCGACCGCGTCCGGCGCAGCCGCCCGCCAGCCTGCCGATGCCCGATCCCGCGACCGCCTACATCCCGGAGGCGCCTCCCACGGCGGCTCCCGTGAACGTCGAGCCGATGGCCGGCGTCGCGCCGCCGAGCGCGCAGCCCGCCCCGGACCCCAGTCAGATCGCCGCGGCGCTCGCGGCGGCCCCTGCACCCGCCGCGGGCACCGCGGGGATCGCCGCGGTGCCGTCGCCCACGAGCGCCTTCCCCGCCGAGGCTCCGCCCGCCGCGCCTCCGGCCCCGCCCGTCGCCGCCGCGCCCGTCGAGGACAACCAGTCCGTCGCGGCCGCCCGTGCCGCGTTCGCCGCCGCCCAGGCGGAGAAGGCCGCGGCCGCCGCAGCTGCCGCCGCCCAGGCGGCCGTCGAGGCCGCCGCGGGCGTCGCGTCGGTGTCCGCCCCCGTGGCGACGCCGTCGGAGGCTTCGATCGCACCTGCTGAGACTCTCGCCGCCCCGGCCGCCGCACCCGCATCTCCGGCGGCCGGCGGCGGCGAGGACCAGTTCACCTCGGTCGCCCAGGCCCGCGCCGCGTTCGCCGCAAAGCGCGCCGCCGCGGCGGAGGCCAAGGTGGAGGCGCCGGCCGAGGCGGCACCCTCCGTGCTCGCTCCGGCGCCCGCGAGCACCGACGACGCCCGTCCGGTGTCGGTCGCGGCCGCCCGCGCCGCCGCCGCGAAGGCGAAGGCCGAAGCCGCCGCGCAGGCGACGTCCGACGACCAGCAGGTCGACGAGCACGGCCGCAAGTGGCATCTGCCCAAGTTCAACTGA
- a CDS encoding DUF2510 domain-containing protein: MTDQATRVVPAGWYQDPSDAEKVRWWNGIAWTDHTQDKPDLDAIAEAETAELEEKFAESAAVRSRVRVRSTSTSESWLLAFSPILLALGLLAAGWAWLYVSPQLLWVGVAVAVVYAFGVVVALLDRRKLRRWGHTAPGVILVILGAFVYLLGRAVRLKSWALPIVWLGLLVALVGGPAAAWFGGALPSVQLAVGIQAELRDELVGNGTASAVSCPPVADTTTVGSLYTCDVTLVDGSHKTLWVSIDSEQGDYSTSFAIN, translated from the coding sequence ATGACCGATCAGGCGACCCGCGTGGTCCCGGCCGGGTGGTACCAGGATCCGTCCGACGCCGAGAAGGTGCGGTGGTGGAACGGCATCGCCTGGACCGACCACACCCAGGACAAGCCCGACCTCGACGCGATCGCCGAGGCCGAGACCGCCGAGCTCGAGGAGAAGTTCGCCGAGTCCGCCGCCGTGCGCAGCCGCGTGCGCGTGCGGTCGACCTCGACGAGCGAGAGCTGGCTGCTGGCCTTCAGCCCCATCCTGCTCGCGCTCGGCCTGCTGGCCGCCGGATGGGCGTGGCTCTACGTCTCCCCGCAGCTGCTGTGGGTGGGGGTCGCCGTCGCCGTGGTGTACGCGTTCGGCGTCGTCGTCGCGCTGCTCGACCGCCGCAAGCTCCGCCGCTGGGGCCACACCGCTCCCGGGGTGATCCTCGTGATCCTGGGGGCGTTCGTGTACCTCCTCGGCCGCGCGGTACGGCTCAAGAGCTGGGCGCTGCCGATCGTCTGGCTCGGACTGCTCGTCGCCCTCGTCGGCGGCCCCGCGGCCGCCTGGTTCGGCGGTGCCCTCCCGAGCGTGCAGCTCGCGGTCGGCATCCAGGCCGAGCTGCGCGACGAGCTCGTCGGGAACGGGACGGCCAGCGCCGTCTCCTGCCCGCCGGTCGCCGACACCACGACGGTGGGCTCGCTGTACACGTGCGACGTGACGCTCGTCGACGGCAGCCACAAGACGCTGTGGGTGAGCATCGACTCCGAGCAGGGCGACTACAGCACCTCCTTCGCGATCAACTGA